GTGTGAAAATGAGAAGCAATGAAAAGGACGGTTGCAGGGAAAGAACCGGTAATGCAGACAAAAAAAACGCACTCAtccatagagagagagagagagagtaccaAATCCTACTATTTACAATCTCCTCTGTCATTAAAAAAAGCAGAGTTCCGTGTAGCCATGCGAGTATGGCAACAATTCCTCCACCTGTATCTTGGAGCTTGAACAACTCATGCTTTTCCTTAATCTATTAGGTACTGACTCAACTTCAGCCCAAAATACGCTTGACACTGGTCTATGATCTGAAAATCTGGATTCACCACGGACATATGATAATTGCTGAAGACCCCTTCCATACCATAGAATGCGATCACACCTTCAGACGAGAAAGTGCATAGATCAGTTCTTTTGCTTAATAAGGTTGAAATATAGTGACTCCCTCTTTACCATCAGCAGGAACTCTGAGTAAAGAACGCTTAAAATTTGTCCTCTTTTAATCTGTTGTAATTGTAATCAAATAGGACCTATGctcaattttcttaacaaataagaaTAGGTTCATACCACGCTGGTGTTCGTCTTTTCTCCTTCGGGTGCAAGTCATCTCCTGCATATCTGTCTGAATTATGTGAATACTTGTATGTTGGTGGAAAATATATCTTCCCTTCTTTCCAGCCGTCAAACACACGACCACGTCTCTGTTCTATCCGCAACTGCCAAGATAATCACCAAACATTTAGCTGATAATAATCtaattacaaaaaaatgtaaagtTGATGATAGTTCAGTAAATGAAGATATAAGTACAATACCTGGTCATTTTCTAACAATGCTCTCCAGTTTTGCATTTCTACAAGAGCTTTAACAGTCCGATATGAAAGGGCCACTCGGTAATTGAGATCCCCAAGCCAGACAACCCGACTGGATCAAAAGCAAAAGGATCAGAATATAGACAACAGATGACATGGGTAAATTGATAAAAAGGTATATTAACTACTACAGTACAAGGCAAATGAGGAAAGATACAAAACCAAGCAATGAATATGACAAGAAGGGAGAATCCAGTTATGATTCATTTTTGCAGCAGGAACAATGGAATCATTTATATTCGCCACTAACCACGTTGAGTTACTCTTTTCCTAAGACTAATTCGAGTATCACCATTCCATTTTTACTTGGGGGAGGAGAATAAGGGAGAGAGGTGATGTGCAAGCCATTTGTGGGCTATTTTGAAAAGCGACTCACTCATGTCCGAGAATTGTTTCTGGAGACTTCTCATCTCCTATGCCTTGAACCCGTGGAAACCTAGTCTTCTTAAGGATCTCCATCACATCAGAATTGCGTCGCAATTCATCACCCTCCTTCTGCCCTGAGGTCAAATGACTGCATACAAAACAAAAGCTTGTCTGATGCAACAACATGCTGACTGAAATGGATCCCTGCAAAACCAAGCATGAAaaaatttccttcttccttAGTTTATTGATTCTAGTCAAAATGAAACTAAACATTTAGAATCATCAAGTTTGAAAGAGTACCTTATTCCCGAGATAGCCCATCAATCCTCTACCCACACAGGATACCTTCAAGTTACGAACGGATTCCCTTAACTCACTGCGCACCCAGACAGTAAGAAAAAGCCCCACCATCTGCTTGCTTGAAACTAAACAGTACCTTGAATGCGCTGGCATTCCATATCCATCTTCCGTTGGTGCATATCCACTGCACGACATTGGTGAAAACAGCACAGTACTAGGTGAATCGCCAGCGCCATAATCATCATCAGATGAACCCCACCTAGAAAAGTCACTAGGCCTCTGACCCCAAGAATAGTCACTCGGCCTGCGGCCAGAGGAATAGTCACTGGGCCTGCACCCGGCGGAATAATCACTCGGCCTGTAGCCAGAAGAATAGTCACTCGGCCTGTAGCCAGAAGAATAGTCACTTGGCCTCTGACTAGATGAACAATCACTGGGTCGATGACCCCATCTAGCATTAGGATCGAAGTCACTAGCCCTGTGGCCAAAAATTACACGGTCACAAACACTGAACCGCCGATCAAGGCGAGGATGTGGAATGGACATGTCATTATCCATTCTCCAGCATTGGGGTGTCTGAAAGGATCGACGAGGAAGAAACTTGGAGGCCTTTTGCCTGGTTGACCCCTCAAAATCTGCATTCCACTCGACAATTGGTTCAGGAACAGGAGATGGTGTGTAACATCCACTACCTCCACTCGTACCAGGGCCATTGTTAAGTGTCTTCCGGATCAGAGAAATCCACTTTTTGGCAGGTCCATTGTCCTCAGCACCCAAAATGTTACCAGCATTCAAAGGTACTATCTCCTGAAACCTGTTTTACAGAGGAAACGAGAATTTAAACCAAAACGTTTACTTCTACTAGAAACCGAATCAGTGTATTTGGTAATAGAATATACGCAGTGTAGAGCTTAAATAAACATACCCAAGGACATAGATATCTGCAGGAGGTGCCGAATGTAGCCAATCATCTAGGTTCAAGTTATTTGGTGGTGATTTTCCACCCACATTCCATGTAGCTATAAACATACTGCCAAATCCACGATAAAATGCATTATGATAAAGAAACTGCAAATCAAGAACAAAAGCGTTATGCTAACTGGTACAGGGTATACAAATTTCAAATGGAAAACCTGTAATTGTGGACATTTATAATCTGAGGATGATCCAGATCAACTCTACTCCTGCGCGAACGCTCCAAATTCCTGCTTGATCTCTCTGCAACATAACAATGGACGGAAAATTAGGATTAATATTTTCCTAAGAGGATCAATATTTCTATAAGAGGATCATGAATTAATGTCCCTATAACGAAGTGCAGCTAACCTGTTCTACTTTTCTTAATTGTAGGCGGTTCCCTTTCGGAAAAGCTGTTCCTCCACTCCACATCACCTCCTAGATAAAAAAATTTGTTGCAATCAATTTCAATTCCCAAGTAAATTACAATGAAGCCATATGAATCAATAAATGCttgaaaaacaaagagaaaacaaaataacctaaTTTACTCCATTGAGTATTGACTTCTTTTGTCAGCAAATCAATCGTTCAATAGCAAGACAATTAACTTCCAAGTAATATTACATATTAatggagacaaaaaaaaaagttaaatcttctattttgaaagttaaaacagtcaaaaagaaaggaagagacaAATCAACTAGAAAATTCAGAACACGAAAGTATTCGTCTAACTCCAAAAATGATGAACTCATCAAGAAGCACTTTTAGCCAAAACAAGGAAATGGCGAATTCAAGAATGAGAATACTACAAACAGAAGCAAACAAGAATTAGATGCCCACCGCCATAGACAACTTCATGAGCCTGAAATTCCTCTGCCTTTCCCTTGATATTGAACcattttctaaccaatttctTTGACCATGAGAGCTAcaacaaaataccaaaccgcGAAGTTAGCAAAAACTGATCTTTGAGGGGGGAAAACATCCAAATTACAATTTCCATTAACCAGAAATTATGAAATAAAATGAAGACCTTGCttttcttggaattttcatCTCTCATCGTTTCACTATGTCCTCATGCAGCTTTCCTTACTGTATTCCCCTTCCCTCCAAATCCTCAAATTCTCAACTTCCACCAAGAATATCACAAAATTCAAGATGATGAATCCAGCAGAATTACAGATGAGCAATTCTTCCCCAAGTCCTAAACTTTCTTATCAAAGCTCACTACTTCCAATCCAATCCAACTCCAATTAGTCCTAAATGCCAAAATCCTCAAAATGGCTTCTCTTATATCCTCAGTTCAACCAACAAGATTAGTCCACCCCACAATGCAGGCTTCTAACAAGACTAACTGCCTTCTTTTCTTGAATCCGTCTCTTTAGCACTCTGTGTTTGTGCGTCTTAGCACATACACACTCGGTCCTATATACTAGTAGTTCTTTAGTATTGAAGGAAAAGCCTGAAAGCCCAGAAAACACAACGACCAAGTGAGAGACAATAAACACTTTCTTGTAGAGAACAAGACAATATAAAgaaagagagacagagagagtgGTTATTTTTTAGTGGGGGCCTTCGTTGCTTTGCTTTCTTGATTCAGCGGCCTCGTTCTTCTGAGCAGTACTAACAGCAAAGTATCGAATTTGAACAGAATAAAGTGCGCATAAATCTCCCTCTACCTCTCTCGCACACACAGTGGACTGGTTTTTACTCCTTTTCCAACCCGGAACCAATGCCGGTCCAGCAAAATGGGCAACGGGCAAGTCGTTTGATAGGAGAGTAAAGCGTAAAACGACTTGGTCAGCTGCCCAAGTGGTCAGTAAAGTGGGAAGGTTTGAGATCTTGTAGGACTGGTGCTACCCCTTCTTTAGCTGCATATTTTCTTTGTCATTTGGTCTTCAAACAAAGTTAAAGCAGTTAAAAGAAGGCAAATAAAGATAAAGGGCAtgtattgttgttgttgttactCCCTAGTAATAGTAATACTTCTGCCTAGTAATAGTAATTTGAAGTATTACTATTGGCATGATGGGTGAATCTTTCTGTTGCAAATTAAGCTGGGATTTATGGCATGTGTACGTGATCATTTTTCTAGAACTTTTAAACTTGAACCAGAACACAAGCGCTATGAAGTTCTTCGAGACGTAAAAATAGTTTTATTACTGAAGTGTGTGGGAATCTTCCCGTGTTTTCAAAGTAATTGGAATTGGTACTAAATAAAACtagaacaaaaaagaaaagaaaagtggtACTAAGTTTCTATGGATTAGTAAAAGTGATTATAATCTCTCCATCCAGACGTGTAATTCTGAAAAAACATTACATCGTCCAAAAATGAGTAGTGAGATTATGTTTACATCCCTCCCTAGTTCATACAAGATTCACACATTTGATGTATTGATAATGTGTACCATCAATATTGAAATTTGCAGGGAAAAAAAATAGCAGTGAGTTTAGCCCCTCCAATTACTTGCTACTAATTACTAGCTGTTTTCGTTTTTGTCTTCTCTTTCCTTGGGCTGTGTTGTGGTTTTCAAGGAATGTTCTGTTGAGGAATTCTCAATTGTGTGCAAAGTTGTAGTCATAAAAAAGGAATTGTGCTATAGAGTAGGTGTTGTATattcctcctcctcttcttcttcttcttttttttttttttttttttttgggatggtTGGTTTGTGATGCTTAATAAAACCATCAATGTCTATACAAATCTGGTGTTACAAATTGTAGCAGTGCTACTCAAAACAGAATATACATATTCTTGGAGTCGGAAAACAGTTAAAGAATGCGGGGAATGTTTGTCAAGAAATTGAGGCTGAAAATGGGCATGTGACCTTGGAGGGTAAGGCAATTGTCCCGAATTAAGGTATTGTGGTCCTCCATTATTAATGGTGAGCGAGTTCTTGGTAGGAGCTGCCAATTTTGTGGGGATGCATGGAGCCATATAACATTGACCGATCATAATCTAGGGAAAGCCAATGCTTCCTTAATTAGAAAATCCGCTTTTATTGTTAGAACAACGTGCCTGCCGGCGCCGGCCTCCTTCCATTCTCCGCTCCTTTCTCTTATAAATCCGGCATGCTCGTGGCTCTATAGCATCTTCTTATTTGAAGACCAAGAAAAGCACCTGCTGCTTATAGCTTTTGCAAGTTTGAAACTTTGGTTGACCAGTCTTACGGAAACAGAAGGAGAGACAGTTGGAAACCATTTCatgcttttgttttcttctcttttctatcttcttctttttttaaaaaaattttttttttttggggtggggtgTTGTATCAAAATTATGGTGCTTTTGAAAGTTGTTTACTGagaccaaaacaaaaaaaaaaaagaggaggaaaaTAGAAGTGCATGCAATCCAACTACTAATAAGACGTGTGCATGTGTGCATCCATTCGGCTTGTGTTGTACAAATAGTTCAAGAAATTGGCTCAGCAATTGGCATTATGCAAATATTAGGTTACACAAATATTATCGTCGCCGAAAAAATTTGACATTATGCAAATATTTAACTGAAGTCTCCACCAGCTGAGCAACACTTGTCAATATCAATTACTTTTTCTTTGCAAATCCTGCACAAAGTTCATCAATTACAAGAAataaaagtttggagttttttttttttgggtgggtgtttgggggggggggggggggggggggggcgggggAACCAAAAGAATTGGAGAAGAAATtcagaaaggaaaaaagaaaaaaaataaagagggtCGTATCATAATTATTTGGGGCGAAGTAATTGATTAGCTGAGATTATGTATCTCATTTAGCAATAATGTTTAGCTAGGGAGACGGCGGAAGTGCCAGGTTTCGGTCCCAGAATCCTTGGTCGTGCACAAATGGAATGCTATGCCTATACGAACCTCATAAAGCCCTCCCACTAACTAAACAAGTGGTAGTTTCCACTACGACCGTATTGAAGCCATTTGGGTCCCGAATTAGTGATGATTAAGGTTTGGATAAAGTCGCTTGGTTGTCCTCATTGTCGAGTAGCTTTCTCTTTCATTCATGTCTTTGTAGTCCAATTAAAAGCCAGATTGTGGAATGAAAATATGACATTTGTTTGTGGTAAATGTATCAAGGACAATATAATTCGTTTCTTGGATTTATTATCTTCTTCATTACTGTTCAGCTAACTTGCTTTTCTTAACCTTGTTAAGATCATGATATTTTTTTCATCTAGAAGTTACTCAGAATTCTTCTCTaaataaagaatttttttttaataaaaagaaaatttcattaaCAAATTACTGGAAGTCGTTCTATATCATTGCCCTAATGACAGGTTAAACATGCATTAGAAATAGATTTAGatttaacaacaaaaaaaaaaacacaatattCTGCTTACTCTCATTAGGAATCCTcaggaaaaatagaaaactcACTTAAGAATCCTTAGGAGAAATAGAAAACTCTTACTTTCTATATCATTGCCCTAATGACAGGTTAAACATGCATTAGAAATAGATTTAGatttaacaacaaaaaaaaaaaaaaacacaatattCTGCTTACTCTCATTAGGAATCCTcaggaaaaatagaaaactcACTTAAGAATCCTTAGGAGAAATAGAAAACTCTTACTTAGAAAATTTAGAAGaaactttattagaaaaaataaataaaatgaaacgaGATTCATGGGAGGGAGACCATGGTGTGATCCCCCTTCCCAAGGGAATACCTTTAAAAAGATGAGAAGAAATAGAAAGAAATTGGAGAAGAGAAGAGGTAGAGAAAAGACTCGCTCTTTTCAATCACCACAGTATATTGGTCCGTACTTtgtagattaaaaaaaaaagttactaaAAATTGAAACTTAAGATAGAGCCAGATATAGTAAAAGGTAATTCGTTCAAAATAGAtgatgtagtttttttttttttttttttgagtgggGTGGGGAAATGTTATTGTCAATAATCACTTCCACGTATTTGGAGGGGATAAAGAACACCACTGTGATGTCAAATTTTTAACAATTAGAATGAGTGGACTTCCATTTGATCAAATCAAGGTTATCTAATCAGCATGAAATCAATAATGACTCCATGAAGTGGTTGGTAGTATGCGTTGCTTTTCTGTAGAAACTCTAATACATAAAAACTCTGCTGGATTTCTAATTCTTTGGATGTGTGTCTTTGAATCATATGAGAGATCGAAAGGGCACATTGAATAATGCAAAGAAACCCATAAAGttaaaaattgtcaaaaactaaGAGCAATGGGCCATAATTAGTAAATGAATGTCTGAGGGACCCAAGATGTGACCCTACATAAATTTTGGCAACTTTGATGCCACATTTTGTATGAAATGGAATGGTATCTAAGAGACATCAAATATTATATTCAACGCGACATGATTAAAAGATGATGCTGAAGTGCATATTCTTTTTAGCCTCATTGTAAGGAGGAAAAAGAAtctaaacaaaagaagaaaaagagaaaagaattaCAGCGTTTTGGGACATTACTCGGTTGATTGCATCCAACCACGGATGCAAGATGGAAAACTCCATGCTCTAAAAGCAATTTTAATAGCAGCAGGTCCTAAATTGCATTATTGATTTTCAAACCGAAACAGaagaataagaaatttttttcacCGCATTTTCTCTCATAATACATCAACCTTTgggataaaattatttttccgTGGTTAAATTTGAATGAGAATTTCAGTTTACATGATATATTAGACATGGGtgctaattatttatttttaagtgGGACTATCTCCATTTCGCACCTCTAAATTTATATCACCTTTTCACTTTGGACCCTAAACTTCAATTTCGTTGTCAAGTTTATCTCATTTAAATCTAATGAATGAATACGTTAGCAAACTTTACGAGCTAAAGGGCCGTGAAAATTAATGATAATGTACTGTTTTGTTTCTAACTGTGATCCCTTAACTTTTTGGATCACTTTTAGTACATTATCATTAATTTATACGGTATCAATCACTGATATTATtagcaaaattaacaaaataaaaatgatgcaAATTAATGATACtgtattattttgtttttgctaTGATACTTTGGAATCTTTTGACTACTTTTGGCACATTATCATTGATCTGTTGAGTTCTTATGCCGTTAATTTTGCTAAAGTTATCATTGACTGACGAGAGAGTTTAGGATGATAAATGTCCAAAATCCctaaattaaaatttagggTATAAAGTGGGAAAGTGATACAAGTTTAGGAGTGCAAAgtggagtttttttttgttaatatcTAGATTTAGTTGACCACAAGTCAAGTGATATTATTTCATTGTCCTGCATTAGTTTCAATTTCTAAGCCTAGACGTGCTTGGcatattcttttgatattcacATTCCAATAGTAATGCATTCAAACTTAGAATCATTATTGACAAACGGCAATTTCAAATAATCAAGATTGGAATCATGCATGCATACTTAATGCATACCATTTCAGCATCtagaatttcaaatgaaaattatGTTGTTGACCGGAATATGATACTCCTCCCTCTTGCGCATATAAACGTCTCATCTTCTTCAATCTTTGAGCTTAGTGGAAAGATTTATTCACGTGTTGAATTcatttccatgaaatttgaaatgTTCCATGATATCGACTAgccaccaaaaaagaaaaaaatttgtcaaatgcatCCACCATTTCAAGGAggatttaacaaataaaaagaaaaccgAAAAAGTGGTTTTGGGAATTTtcttttcattgaagaaattcCCATACATATACTAGACTTTTTACAAGTGATCATGTTCATTCGCttaataaattaaatgatttttctgtagtataaataaaaaaatcaccATCTTTTAAGTCACTTTTTCCAATTAATTAAGTCGCTATATGTTTATATTACCACAAAAACCGAAAATAAAATTAGTGGATTCTTTGGAATATTTGTGTTTGTTCAAATATGTGGACGTTGGAGTTCAAATTCTAGCAGTATGACCTGAATTTAAAACTGGGCAACAGACATTCAAGATTTTCAGTTTCTGCTCCTTAGAGAAGAGGTTCTTGTAAAGCAAATAAATGTCTTTACCTGGACACCAGGCTACATATCACCCTCTTAAATGATTCCCAGGAGgaaatcaaattcaaatgaaaCGAACCAAAAGGTTCAAAACATTCTCTTTAGTTTGGCCGTGTCGTTTCTTGGTAACAACTAACTAGGCCAAGATCTATAATAAAGTTGACGTTGTCTTAAATTCATAGGACAACTTATGaatactactccctccgtcccactttgatagttctgtttcttttttcgtctgtcccaaattgtagtccagtttccaatcgaataatgtagttgtattttaatttttttaaaatacccttattcaatgtcagttgttgttactataaacctaccccatttaatgagaattaattctttttttaccatcaattcaagttcccataaagttgtactctaattaattattaatgtgagggtattttagaaaaatagctacataaattgattgttccaacaaagttaactactttttcttaaactgtgtgaaaaaaaaaaatcaggactatcaaagtgggacggagggagtacaatTCTTTTCCAATCATTATCAGTTTATGATTATTACTAATTTTGAGGTTTTCTTGCCACAATCTAtctaaaacagaattttcctacTTGCAACTATAATCCGCTAATACGTAAGAAAGCAAAAAATAAGCAAGTATAATACTCCAGCATGTGATCATTTGTCTAAATAATACTACTTTTAACATTTTTCGAAACCAGTGTCGACCCAAGAAAAAGTGCGACATTTTCCCCTTTCCGACAAAGATAATACAAACAAACGTTGCAATTATCTTAAAGGCACCATAATCGCCTTGCATTTTCCAATGTTACTTTAACAGAATACGATTATACATAGGCAATTATAACTTTTTAACAGAGGATACGTTTATTTACATTATCTAAATTACTTTCCATTCGCCCACAATTTATCTTTGTTCCAAAGATTCACAGCCCTTTTCTTAAATCAAAAGATGTTTagaaaatttat
This Coffea arabica cultivar ET-39 chromosome 3e, Coffea Arabica ET-39 HiFi, whole genome shotgun sequence DNA region includes the following protein-coding sequences:
- the LOC113734154 gene encoding type IV inositol polyphosphate 5-phosphatase 7 produces the protein MRDENSKKSKLSWSKKLVRKWFNIKGKAEEFQAHEVVYGGGDVEWRNSFSEREPPTIKKSRTERSSRNLERSRRSRVDLDHPQIINVHNYSMFIATWNVGGKSPPNNLNLDDWLHSAPPADIYVLGFQEIVPLNAGNILGAEDNGPAKKWISLIRKTLNNGPGTSGGSGCYTPSPVPEPIVEWNADFEGSTRQKASKFLPRRSFQTPQCWRMDNDMSIPHPRLDRRFSVCDRVIFGHRASDFDPNARWGHRPSDCSSSQRPSDYSSGYRPSDYSSGYRPSDYSAGCRPSDYSSGRRPSDYSWGQRPSDFSRWGSSDDDYGAGDSPSTVLFSPMSCSGYAPTEDGYGMPAHSRYCLVSSKQMVGLFLTVWVRSELRESVRNLKVSCVGRGLMGYLGNKGSISVSMLLHQTSFCFVCSHLTSGQKEGDELRRNSDVMEILKKTRFPRVQGIGDEKSPETILGHDRVVWLGDLNYRVALSYRTVKALVEMQNWRALLENDQLRIEQRRGRVFDGWKEGKIYFPPTYKYSHNSDRYAGDDLHPKEKRRTPAWCDRILWYGRGLQQLSYVRGESRFSDHRPVSSVFWAEVESVPNRLRKSMSCSSSKIQVEELLPYSHGYTELCFF